In the genome of Leeuwenhoekiella sp. MAR_2009_132, one region contains:
- a CDS encoding DUF2911 domain-containing protein, whose product MKKIMLVCFIALGLSTQAQIQTPSASAHAEMEQVVGLTTVTLDYSRPNMRGREVFGNLVPFGKIWRTGANATTKFTIDKPVMIADKELAKGTYSIYTIPGADMWEVIFYTDDSNPLITEFEDSKIALRTMVEPVEMPISMETFTILIDDVMADSAVMNIIWEDTVVPVKFNVMTDQEVMTSIDQALSGPAAGDYFNAAVYYLNSGKDIEKAKTWMNKAMSMKETPRFWELRQQSLILAKAGDKKAAIEAAKKSLAGAKEAGNGDYIKMNADSLKEWGAM is encoded by the coding sequence ATGAAAAAAATAATGCTCGTATGTTTTATTGCTTTGGGTCTTTCTACTCAAGCTCAAATACAAACTCCTTCTGCTAGTGCACATGCAGAAATGGAGCAGGTGGTAGGTCTTACAACCGTGACCTTAGATTACTCGCGTCCTAATATGCGCGGTCGTGAAGTTTTTGGGAATCTAGTCCCTTTCGGAAAAATCTGGAGAACAGGTGCAAATGCGACAACAAAATTTACAATTGATAAGCCTGTAATGATAGCAGATAAAGAACTTGCTAAAGGAACTTATAGTATTTATACGATTCCGGGAGCAGATATGTGGGAGGTTATATTTTATACAGATGATTCAAATCCCTTAATTACAGAATTTGAGGATAGTAAAATTGCATTACGCACAATGGTTGAGCCTGTAGAAATGCCTATTTCTATGGAAACATTTACAATTTTAATAGATGATGTAATGGCAGATAGCGCAGTGATGAATATCATCTGGGAAGATACAGTAGTACCTGTAAAATTTAATGTTATGACAGATCAGGAAGTAATGACAAGTATTGACCAGGCATTATCAGGACCGGCTGCCGGAGATTATTTTAATGCAGCAGTGTATTACTTAAATAGCGGAAAAGATATTGAGAAAGCAAAAACCTGGATGAATAAGGCAATGAGTATGAAAGAAACGCCACGTTTCTGGGAATTACGTCAGCAGTCTTTAATTTTAGCTAAAGCAGGTGATAAAAAGGCAGCAATAGAAGCGGCTAAAAAATCACTGGCAGGCGCCAAAGAAGCAGGAAATGGGGATTACATAAAAATGAATGCCGACTCTTTAAAAGAGTGGGGAGCGATGTAA